GAGCGCGCGGGATGGGTGCGCGTTACATCCGGAACCGCGTGGGGATTCCTGGCGGACGCGGCAAGAAATTACTTCAGTATGTCTCGGTTATGTATCCGTGATGCTTACAGAAGAGGGCGGGGATAATTTTCGAAGTACCAGAGCAAATTCCTACGAAATCTTTGTGACATTTCAGGTCACATTTCTGGCCTTCCGCGCATTCTGCTGCTACGCTGTTGGTACTTTCCTGCTGCCCTTGTTCGTGAGCTGCGATCTCGACGTGTTGCGAGGTTGTGCCTCTCTTTGCTGCTCTGGACAACCTGTGTAGTGCTGCGGAACACATCCGCTTTGGCCCGAGCCAAAGACGGGGCTAAACGTGATTCTGCGAGGTGCTACTGAACTTATCTGCTATCAGACTTATCAAGGAGGCAGCCCGTGTACTTTCTTTTGCATCGATACTTCCTCATTCGTAGAGGTTCTTTTTGGCGACGGTCCATCTTCGTGGTGTGTGCCGCAGTGTTTGCAGGCACGCTACCGTTGATGGCGCAGACCGATGTGTTGACGTGGCACAACGATGTGGCGAGAACGGGTCAGAATCTTCGCGAGTCTCTGCTGACGCCTGCGGTGGTGAATTCGGCGAGCTTCGGGCTGCTTGCGAACGTGGTGGTGGACGGCAAGGTGGATGCGCAGCCGCTGTATGCGTCGGCGGTAGCGGTCGCCGGACAGGGTACGCACAACATTCTGTATGTGGCGACCGAGCATGACAGTCTCTATGCGATCGATGGAGATACAGGAAAGATTTACTGGCGCAAGAGCATGCTGGGCGCGGGGGAGACGACATCGGATGATCGCAGCTGCAGCCAGGTGGTGCCAGAGATCGGGATCACGGCGACGCCGGTGATCGACCGTGGGGTCGGAGGGCATGGGACCATCTTTGTGGTGGCGATGAGCAAGGACAGTTCGGGAAATTACTACCATCGGGTGCACTCGCTGGATATGTCGTCGGGAGCGGAGCAGAAAGGCAGTCCGGTGACGGTTTCGGCTACGTATCCGGGGGTGGGCCGTGCAAGTTCGGGGGGCAAGGTGGTGTTCGACCCGAAGCAGTACAAGGATCGTCCTGCACTGCTGGTGTTGAGTGGAACGCTGTATACGACCTGGGGTTCGCACTGTGATGCGGAGCCCTACGCGGGCTGGATCATCAGCTACAACGAACGCACGCTGGCGCAGACGGCGGTGTTCAACTTTGCGCCGAACGGCTCGGAGGCGGCGCCGTGGAATGCGGGCGCGGGGCCGGCTGCGGATACGTTGGGCAATGTTTATATCTCTCTGGGCAACGGCACGTTCGATACGACGCTGAACTCCGCGGGTATGCCGGGGAAGGGAGATTACGGCAACTCGATGTTGAAGCTGCACGCGGCGACGCTGATGCCGCTCGACTACTGGACGATGTATAACACCGGCTCGGAGTCTGGGCAGGACGTGGACCTTGGCTCGGGCGGATTGATGCTGCTGCCGGACCAGAAGGACGCGACGGGCAAGGTGCGGCACCTTGCGGTAGCGGCGGGGAAAGACGGCAATTTGTATGTGGCCGATCGAGATAATATGGGGCACTACGACGCGACCAATGATGGCACGATCTACCAGCAGCTGACGGGAGCTTTGGCGGGCGGGGTATGGTCGAGTCCTGCATACTTCAACGAGCGGGTTTACTACGGGCCGCAAGGACATAATTTGATGTCGTTTCCAATTGCCGCGGCGCGGCTGGGGAGTACGGTTCAGACCACAGCGACCGGGTTTCCTTATCCCGGGACGACGCCCAGCATCTCGGCGTATGGAACGACGAACGCGATTGTGTGGGCGGTGGATAACCGAAACCCTGCGTTGTTGCATGCGTATGACGCGGGCAATTTGAGCACTGAGTTTTATAACAGTAGCCAGGCAGCCGCAGGACGGGACCACTTCGGAGCGGGCAATAAGTTCATTACCCCGACGGTCGTCAACGGCAAGGTGTATGTGGCAACGACCAACAGCGTGGGGATCTTCGGCTTGATTCGGAAGACGCCTGCATTGGTCGCTGATGGAGATTACACGCTGGTGAACAGCAACAGTGGGCTAGCGCTTGAAGATCCGTCGGGTTCGAAGGTAGCCGGCACCGCGATGTGCCAGGCGGTGATCGATGTGGGGTCCGATCAGAAGTGGTTCCTCTCCTACGACGGGCAGGGATATTACAGAATGCAGAATGTGAGCAGCGCGATGTTTCTGACCGACCCCGGCAGTTCGAGCAGTAGCGGGATCTCTCTTGAACAGGAACTGCCCGCCAGCGACGCGAGCCAGCTGTGGTCTTTGACTGCGGCTTCAGGGGGCGGGTACGTGATCACGAATAAGGCGACCGGGCTGGTGTTTGATGTTATCAACGGCACCAAGACCGTGGGACCGTACGTGGATCTTGAGACTGCGGGCGGCGTGTCGAACCAGACTTGGTTGCTGAAGTAGTCCTGCCGGACGGGCTCCCTGCGCGGGAGGCGGTCACTTCGTGACTGGAATACCGTTTCGTTTCGGGTCCAGAGGCACGGGCCTCCCGTTGGTCGGCGATGAGGATCTTGCTGACCGACGGAAGGCTCGCGCTTTTCGCGTTCTCGGATTTATGCGTCGTGGGGGTGGAGGATACTTTGGTCCAGCCTTCGTCGCGGTTGTCGAAGTGCTTGTAGGCATTGGGGGCTTCGGCTAATGGAAGTTCGTGCGAGATGATGAACGAGGGGTTGGCTTTGTCGTGGTGGATGAGGTCCATGAGGCGACGGTTGTAGGCCTTGACGTTGGATTGGCCAGTGCCCATCTTCTGTCCTTTGAACCAGAATTTGCCCATGTCGAAGGCGATCTGGCCCTTCTTCTCGAGGGCGTCTTCGGCCTTGGAGTCCTGCCGGATGAAGACTCCGACGATGCCGACTGTGCCGGTGGCTTTGACGGCGTCGAGGTTTCGGACACTCTCGGCGTACGGAGAGACGGGCTGAAGACGACGCGATCAGTCACCGGCTATGCAGAGGTAGATGCGATGAGGTGGGTGTGGGTTTGCCAGCCGGTGAGTGTTGCTGAATCGGATTCGCGTGGATGTGTTTCAAGGAGCGTGAGGCTCGACGGCTACAGGCTCGCCAGGCTGCGGCGGAGCGAGGGTCTTGTCTATGCGTTCCTGTACTCCTTCTACTGCGTCGCCGACACCCTTGCTGAGAAGGAAGGTGAATGCGCCGAATGCGAAGAGTCCCAGTGGTTGCAGATTGAGCGGGGGCATGTGGGTGAGATCAGAGCCCGTTAAAAGACCGATGTTGGTGAGGATTGCGATAACGATTTCGCACAGGCCGAAGAGGATTTTCAAGTATTTCTTGAACAGATAGATGACGATGCCCAAGAGGATGAGCGCGGTACAGAGAATGATGCGCACGAGAACGTTGTAATAAAAGTGGTGGGAGGCGAAGTGGCTTCCGAAGGTACCGCGAAAGATCAAGTACCAACAGAGCAGGCTGAGCAGGAGGCAGGTCAATGCAGCGATGGTGAGATAGAGCCAGTAGAGCGGGCGCGTCCGGGACTTCTCGAATGCGTGCAACTTTCTGTAAACGACAAAAAGAAGCAAGGCTATCGGCAAAATGAAGAAGGCGATGGCGTGAGGAATGATGAGGCGCGGACCACCCTTTTCAATCCAGCTGAGGTATATATCGTTCCAGTGAATCTCAGTCGGGGCGAAGCGAAAGACTGCCCAAAACATCAGCGCCCACAGACCGACAAAAAAAACTGCAAGGAGCGCGGCCATGAGAAAGAATCGCGGCCTTAGCTTTTCGGGGTTTTCTTTTTCGGGCTTTTCGATTCCCTCTGGTTTCATAGTCGCTTCCGTGAGCCACAGCGTGCTGCTGATAAGGGTGTCCGGGGGCACGGCCTCTGGGTTGGGAGTTTAGTTCGCTGTGACGATGAGTTGGACGTTGGTTTGGCCGCACATCCCATAGATGGCACCGGACCGGCAGGCTCCGGCGGAGTATTTGTAACACCCAGGTCTTTTAGCCACGACGGTGACAGAGCGGTCAGAGCCGCCGAGGATGGCTCCGGGCGGCTCGAATGGAGACCCAGGACCAAAATCGACGACGAATCCTATGTCCTTGCCTGTGCTCTTCCATTGGACGGTTGTTCCGGGTTTTATGCAGAAGAGCGAATTGCCCTTGGCGTTCGGAATGTTGGGAGTGGATGAGGCCGCATTCGCGGTGCGTTTCACGTCGACGACACATGGACTGGATGCGGAGCCGCAGGTATTCTCCGCAGTGCACATTTGTGCGGAGACGTCCTTTGAGCAGGCGTAGTCGCTGCTCTTTGACTGGGCCGTCGCGTAGGTGGACAACACAAGGATTGGTAATAATAGCGAAGTACGGTTGAACTCAAAGCGTCGATTCGTGGTCATGATTCGCCTCACACGTGGATTACTCAGCGCCATGAACAGACGCTGTCGATGGTCGTTGTGCAGCAACAGATTTAAAATTGCTGCGCTAGTTGACGCCGGCCGTTCCGGCCCAATCGAGGACGTCAGAGAGTCTCCAGGGGTTCTGACTCAAGTCCAACTGCAACTGGCCTTCTTTATCCAGGATCAACTGGGCCTGAGGATAGAGCATCCCCGTGCTCTTGCTCTTGTCCTGGGCGTTGAGTTCGAAGACACCGGCTGTGAGATTAAAGGACTGCGATTGGGTGTCGAAGAAGGCTTCGCCAAAGCGGATCTGGCGATTGGTGACAAAGACGATCTTGCGACCGGTCGGCGTTGGCGTCATCTTGATATAGGCGCAGTCATAGCCTAGCGTGCCGGTGATCTCGATGTGGCCTACGGCCTTCATCTTCGAAAGTGCATTGACCAGTCCTTGATTTTGCCCCTTCTCGAAGGCCTGAACCAAGTTGACTCTGTCGGCGGGCGTCGAGAACTCGTAGATGTTCAGGGTGATGCCGATGTTCTGACCCATCTGCGTGCCGGTGCCAAAGGCCTGAGCCTCGAGGGTTTCGTACTTGTCGCGGGTGAATCCGGAATGGGGCGCCAGCAGTGCGATGCCGGCGACAACCAGGCACTTGATGGCGATCCTGAAGATTTTCGAGTTGAAGATCCTTGAAGTGTTTGACATAGCACTCTCCAATAGCTGCGATTTTCGATGGGGGGCCTGATCTCATCGCGAGTCTACGCCGGAGCTTGCACAAGTAGGAATTGGCAAAATTACTGGTTTGGTCGTATTTTTCTTCGTGGCTGGCGGGCCGGTCAGTCGGCGGAGAATACTGGGTTGAGGAGGTCGAGGGCACCTTTGGATTTGAGGTCGTCGGCGACGCAGTTGCCCAAGGCGATGGGGTTGGCGTCGTTGGTGGCTTCGGTTTCGACCTGGACCATAGATTCGCCGTCGGGGGAGACGACCTGGGCGACCATCTTCCACTTCCCTTCTTCGTGGAAGCAGTGGGCACCGATGGGGAGGGAGCAGCCGCCGCCGAGGGCGTCGAGTGTGGTGCGCTCGGCGTCGATGGCGAAGCGGGTGTAGGGATGCTCGAGGAAGGCGATGGCGTTGCGGATGTAGGTGTCGCGGTCTTCGTCGATCGCGTGTTCGGGGCTGCGGGTTTCGAGTGCGAGGGCTCCCTGGCCGGGTGCGGGACAGAGTTCGCAGGGGGAGAAGCGCTGATGGACGGATTCGGTGCGCTTGAGGCGATCGAGGCCGGCGGCGGCGAGGACGAGGGCGTCGCACTGGCCCTGCTCGAGCTTGCGGAGGCGGGTGTCGATGTTGCCGCGGACTTCGACGAAGGTGACATCGGGGCGGAGGGCGAGGATTTGTGCGCGGCGGCGAGGGCTGGTGGTGCCGATGCGGCCTCCGGTGGGGAGGGTGTGAAGGGCCCAGTAGGGTTCGCAGACCCAGACGTCGCGGGCGTCGGCGCGTTTGGGGATGGCGGCGAGGGTGAACTGAGGGGCTAATTTTGTCGGGAGGTCTTTCAAGCTGTGGACGGCGAGGTCGATGCGGCCTTCTTCGAGGGCCTCCTCGATTTCTTTAATGAAGATGCCTTTGCCGTCGAGGTTGGGCGGCGGGACGAAGCCAGGCTGCTGCATGCGGTCGCCGGTGGTGCGGATGATCTCGAGCTCGACGTGGTAGCCGGCGTCGCGGAGGGCGTAGAGGATGTGGTTGGCCTGCCAGAGAGCGAGTTGAGAGCCTCGGCTGCCGATGCGGATGGGATTGCGGGGATTATTGTGCTCGGAACTCATAGTCTTAACTAGGATACGGGATGATGGGTGGGCTGGTTCGTTTACGGCGGTTTGTTCTGGGTTGAGGAGAAGCGGGCTCCTCCCTTCCCCTTCGACTCCGCTCGGGGTTCGGTCGGAGTGACATGGTTTGGGCGGCGACAAATATTCGTCGGGTGAAAAGCGTTTTGAGTCACGGAACGTCGCTGACGCAACGACTTGTTTGTGGATAACAGAAAGAATCTTCGGAACTAAGTCGACGCTGCCAGCGTAAGTGCCTGACAGCCTTGAGAGCTGGAGGGATTTTCATGCAGGATGTCTGGGTTGCGTTGCGTCAGTTCTACAAATCGCCGGGGTTCGTGATTACGGTGGTGCTCACAATTGCCCTGGGAATTGGTGCGAATACGGCCATCTTTACGCTGGTGCACGCGATCCTGATGAAGTCTTTGCCGGTAGCGGATCCGAAGACGCTGTTTCGTGTGGGGGACCTGGACGATTGCTGCGTCAACGGCGGCTTTATTAA
This Tunturibacter gelidoferens DNA region includes the following protein-coding sequences:
- a CDS encoding RICIN domain-containing protein, which produces MYFLLHRYFLIRRGSFWRRSIFVVCAAVFAGTLPLMAQTDVLTWHNDVARTGQNLRESLLTPAVVNSASFGLLANVVVDGKVDAQPLYASAVAVAGQGTHNILYVATEHDSLYAIDGDTGKIYWRKSMLGAGETTSDDRSCSQVVPEIGITATPVIDRGVGGHGTIFVVAMSKDSSGNYYHRVHSLDMSSGAEQKGSPVTVSATYPGVGRASSGGKVVFDPKQYKDRPALLVLSGTLYTTWGSHCDAEPYAGWIISYNERTLAQTAVFNFAPNGSEAAPWNAGAGPAADTLGNVYISLGNGTFDTTLNSAGMPGKGDYGNSMLKLHAATLMPLDYWTMYNTGSESGQDVDLGSGGLMLLPDQKDATGKVRHLAVAAGKDGNLYVADRDNMGHYDATNDGTIYQQLTGALAGGVWSSPAYFNERVYYGPQGHNLMSFPIAAARLGSTVQTTATGFPYPGTTPSISAYGTTNAIVWAVDNRNPALLHAYDAGNLSTEFYNSSQAAAGRDHFGAGNKFITPTVVNGKVYVATTNSVGIFGLIRKTPALVADGDYTLVNSNSGLALEDPSGSKVAGTAMCQAVIDVGSDQKWFLSYDGQGYYRMQNVSSAMFLTDPGSSSSSGISLEQELPASDASQLWSLTAASGGGYVITNKATGLVFDVINGTKTVGPYVDLETAGGVSNQTWLLK
- the hemC gene encoding hydroxymethylbilane synthase, which codes for MSSEHNNPRNPIRIGSRGSQLALWQANHILYALRDAGYHVELEIIRTTGDRMQQPGFVPPPNLDGKGIFIKEIEEALEEGRIDLAVHSLKDLPTKLAPQFTLAAIPKRADARDVWVCEPYWALHTLPTGGRIGTTSPRRRAQILALRPDVTFVEVRGNIDTRLRKLEQGQCDALVLAAAGLDRLKRTESVHQRFSPCELCPAPGQGALALETRSPEHAIDEDRDTYIRNAIAFLEHPYTRFAIDAERTTLDALGGGCSLPIGAHCFHEEGKWKMVAQVVSPDGESMVQVETEATNDANPIALGNCVADDLKSKGALDLLNPVFSAD